The Natrinema sp. DC36 genome includes the window GGGGTCTTCGTCTCGAGTCGATTACTGCCGATCGGAAAGGACGACCCAGCCGGTCTGGTCGACCGTAACCCGATAGCCGGCGTACTCGAACGTGACGCAGCCGACGGGCCGGTCGGCCGTTCCCGTCGATCGGAACAACGAATCGAGCGCGGACGGGTCGATCACGTCGTACAGCGGTCCGAACTCGTCGGCGATCTCGAGTGCGTCCAGTTCGGAGTTCGCGGCGATCGCCTCGACGACCGCCCCGGAGAGCGACTGATCCTGGCCTGCCTGATACGTCCCGCG containing:
- a CDS encoding HalOD1 output domain-containing protein, whose amino-acid sequence is METETPTDESQPKGERGTYQAGQDQSLSGAVVEAIAANSELDALEIADEFGPLYDVIDPSALDSLFRSTGTADRPVGCVTFEYAGYRVTVDQTGWVVLSDRQ